The following are encoded together in the Bacillus cereus group sp. RP43 genome:
- a CDS encoding response regulator transcription factor: MKDIRILIADDDKEIRNLLKIYLERELYMVDTAINGEEALHLFNQNNYNLVILDLMMPKVDGIEVCRKLRDKTNVPILMLTAKDHEIDKILGLSIGADDYITKPFSIHEVVARVKALMRRFLVLGSNNTVQEKTTLAFKGLTIDLNTYTVHTNKEEINLTGKELELLKFFTSNPGQVFTKTQLFRNVWDDNYIEDDNTVMVHIRKLRKKIEIDPSNPKFIQTIWGIGYKFVGEKLED, encoded by the coding sequence ATGAAAGATATACGTATCCTTATAGCAGACGATGATAAAGAAATCCGAAATTTATTAAAAATATATTTAGAACGAGAATTATATATGGTAGATACTGCGATTAATGGCGAAGAAGCCTTGCATTTATTTAACCAAAATAACTATAACCTCGTTATATTAGATCTTATGATGCCTAAAGTAGATGGTATCGAAGTATGCAGAAAGCTTAGAGATAAAACTAACGTACCGATATTAATGCTAACCGCTAAAGATCACGAAATTGATAAAATTCTGGGGTTAAGCATTGGCGCTGATGATTACATTACGAAACCTTTCAGTATTCACGAAGTGGTTGCACGAGTAAAAGCTCTTATGCGGCGTTTTTTAGTTCTTGGAAGTAACAATACTGTACAAGAGAAAACAACTTTAGCTTTTAAAGGACTAACTATCGATTTAAATACATACACAGTTCATACAAATAAAGAAGAAATCAACTTAACCGGCAAAGAACTTGAACTATTAAAATTCTTTACTTCAAACCCAGGACAAGTATTTACAAAAACACAGCTCTTCCGAAATGTGTGGGACGACAATTATATAGAAGATGACAATACCGTTATGGTACATATTCGAAAACTTAGAAAGAAAATAGAGATTGATCCTTCCAATCCAAAATTCATTCAAACTATATGGGGAATTGGTTATAAGTTTGTAGGTGAAAAGCTTGAAGACTGA
- a CDS encoding ATP-binding protein — protein sequence MKTDKTLFLISLQLIICGLLNIHMGPKVKMSLFITLILITIYLFFSRIQFIQNRKSMSTKLSRALQGNLQTRLFTNNDRSLHNIVFSINELIAELETVQIEAKRSEESRKQLLSSISHDIRTPLTSIIGYIDALKDGVAASEIEKQEYLKILYMKSNNLKHLVDEIFNMAKLDANEFPLKEEELDFSEVTREVLIEFLPELSKHNIELQVLIPESTCPIIADHLSLMRIIGNLMKNAIYYGKDGKTVGVELLETDAEYELLIWDKGPGIPKYDLQNVFERMYRSEQSRNSSFGGSGLGLSISKALVEKNGGHIWVESTPWKRTTFGFSVPKHTTFKK from the coding sequence TTGAAGACTGATAAAACCCTCTTCCTTATTTCATTACAACTTATCATTTGCGGGCTTTTAAATATACACATGGGCCCAAAAGTAAAAATGTCTTTATTTATTACTCTTATCTTAATTACAATATATCTCTTCTTTTCAAGAATACAATTCATTCAAAATCGCAAATCAATGAGTACTAAATTAAGTCGTGCACTACAAGGAAATTTACAAACAAGATTATTCACAAACAATGACCGCTCCTTACATAATATCGTTTTTTCAATAAACGAACTAATAGCTGAATTAGAAACGGTTCAGATCGAGGCAAAAAGATCCGAGGAATCTAGAAAACAACTTTTATCTAGTATCTCGCACGATATCCGAACACCACTCACTTCTATTATTGGATATATTGATGCTTTAAAAGACGGGGTCGCTGCTTCTGAAATAGAAAAGCAAGAATACCTTAAAATACTTTATATGAAATCAAATAACTTAAAGCACCTAGTTGATGAAATATTCAATATGGCAAAGCTAGACGCTAATGAATTTCCACTAAAAGAAGAAGAACTCGACTTTTCTGAGGTTACTAGAGAAGTTTTGATTGAGTTTTTACCTGAGCTCTCAAAACATAATATTGAACTACAAGTTCTCATACCAGAATCTACTTGTCCTATCATCGCAGACCATCTGAGCCTTATGCGGATTATAGGTAATTTAATGAAAAATGCCATTTATTACGGAAAGGATGGGAAAACAGTAGGAGTCGAACTACTAGAAACCGATGCAGAATATGAACTTCTTATTTGGGACAAAGGACCTGGTATTCCAAAATATGATTTACAAAACGTATTTGAGCGAATGTACCGGAGCGAACAATCAAGGAACTCCTCGTTTGGTGGTAGCGGTCTCGGGCTTTCTATTTCTAAAGCGCTCGTTGAAAAAAATGGTGGGCATATATGGGTTGAAAGTACTCCATGGAAACGAACTACTTTTGGTTTTTCTGTCCCAAAGCACACTACTTTTAAGAAATAG
- a CDS encoding ABC transporter ATP-binding protein, which produces MSPINTIIKTTNLTKVYGTQKSVDNLNMNVRQGEIYGFIGRNGAGKTTTIRMLLSLIKPTSGNIEIFGGDLHRNQKDILRRIGSIVEVPGFYENLNARENLLINAKIIGVHKRNAIEEALEIVGLQHETKKLVGKYSLGMKQRLGIARALLHYPELLILDEPTNGLDPIGIKEMRKLIKSLAQERNITILISSHILAEVEQLVDRMGIIHEGRLLEEVSLDTLRKANRKYIEFQVNNDNKAAMLLENHFQIFDYEVHDEGNIRVYSHFGQQGHINRTLVRNGIEVLKIVMSEDRLEDYFTKLVGGGKIG; this is translated from the coding sequence GTGTCTCCTATAAATACAATTATAAAAACGACTAATCTTACTAAAGTGTATGGCACTCAAAAATCAGTAGATAATCTAAATATGAATGTACGGCAAGGAGAGATTTATGGATTCATAGGGCGTAACGGTGCTGGTAAAACAACTACAATCCGCATGTTGCTTAGTCTTATAAAACCTACAAGTGGAAATATAGAAATATTCGGTGGGGATTTACATCGGAATCAAAAAGATATTTTAAGAAGAATTGGTTCTATCGTTGAAGTTCCTGGGTTTTATGAAAACTTAAATGCAAGAGAGAACTTATTAATTAATGCAAAGATAATTGGAGTTCACAAAAGGAATGCAATTGAAGAAGCATTAGAAATTGTAGGCTTGCAGCACGAAACAAAAAAATTAGTAGGAAAATACTCTTTAGGAATGAAGCAACGCTTAGGAATTGCACGTGCTCTTCTCCATTATCCTGAACTACTCATACTAGATGAACCAACTAACGGGCTAGATCCAATCGGTATTAAAGAAATGCGAAAACTCATTAAATCTTTAGCTCAAGAAAGAAATATAACGATACTCATTTCTAGTCATATATTAGCTGAGGTGGAACAACTAGTTGATCGTATGGGAATTATTCATGAAGGAAGGTTATTAGAAGAAGTTTCTCTTGATACACTGCGTAAAGCCAATCGTAAGTACATAGAATTCCAAGTAAATAATGATAATAAAGCTGCGATGCTATTAGAAAATCATTTTCAAATTTTTGATTATGAGGTACATGATGAAGGAAATATTCGCGTTTATTCTCACTTTGGACAGCAAGGACACATTAATAGAACATTAGTTCGTAACGGTATTGAAGTATTAAAAATTGTGATGAGCGAAGATAGACTAGAAGATTATTTCACCAAACTAGTTGGGGGTGGCAAAATTGGTTAA
- a CDS encoding ABC transporter permease, producing MVNLLYTELLKLKRSNMFLISIIGAGVAPFLVVVASYIHMKTKQPTPTILFGQLFTEVNLYTTLIIGFPLYGVVIAYLFTREYTEDTLKNLLTIPVSRISFIISKFILLFLWIMMLTLVAWALTLLLGLIGSFPGFSITLLLGSLIKFLICGGLLFLLSSPIVLLTLVMKTYVPPIILTIIITMTNLMIVNSKHKDLFPWTATLDIANNELQPTYPPEYSYIIIAVTAILGFITTLFYFKRVDIH from the coding sequence TTGGTTAATCTGCTTTATACAGAACTATTAAAATTGAAACGATCCAATATGTTTTTGATTAGTATTATCGGAGCAGGTGTCGCGCCATTTTTAGTGGTTGTAGCTTCTTATATACACATGAAGACAAAGCAGCCTACTCCAACTATTTTATTTGGTCAACTGTTCACTGAAGTTAACCTATACACTACTTTAATTATAGGATTCCCCTTATATGGAGTTGTAATCGCTTATCTATTTACCCGTGAATACACGGAAGATACATTAAAAAACTTGCTAACTATCCCAGTATCACGTATTAGCTTTATTATAAGTAAGTTTATCCTTCTATTCCTTTGGATCATGATGCTAACTTTAGTTGCTTGGGCGCTAACTTTATTATTAGGGCTAATAGGTAGCTTCCCTGGGTTTAGTATCACCTTACTTTTAGGCTCTCTCATAAAATTTTTAATATGTGGTGGACTTCTCTTTCTTTTGTCTTCACCTATTGTACTACTAACTCTTGTAATGAAGACCTATGTACCGCCTATTATATTAACAATCATTATTACAATGACTAACCTTATGATCGTAAATTCAAAACATAAAGACCTATTCCCATGGACCGCTACTCTAGATATAGCAAATAACGAATTACAACCGACTTATCCACCAGAGTATTCTTATATCATCATTGCAGTAACAGCTATTCTCGGATTTATTACAACACTATTCTATTTTAAAAGAGTAGATATTCATTAA